The proteins below come from a single Mytilus edulis chromosome 5, xbMytEdul2.2, whole genome shotgun sequence genomic window:
- the LOC139523315 gene encoding heat shock 70 kDa protein 12A-like — protein MTTDEAGCNILMVVAIDIGTTYSGYAYSFKKEYEVDKLNIHSNQVWNSGSKSLLSLKTQTCILINKDTKEFDSFGFDAENAYEDSILGNEADKYYFFDRFKMVLHNSEIISKDMEITDGKGNTFPAIEVFALAIQALMQSLMEQILKRDVPIKSNEIKWVLTVPAIWNDNAKEFMRISAIKAGIREDRLVIALEPEVASIYCQTLPPDKITGAPDGFSVADGTNYLLVDLGGGTVDITAHHKINMDYLEELSRASGAACGGTMVDKEFLKFLECIVGKKVMKHLREEHTVDYMDLMRDFETIKRKMNSASDHGKKINIIIPLSHLNSLCQRFLEKDFETAIDDFLEEEERKKNEGTARQESELSNNANGGKIPKRQILLVGHKMRVDPVIMKSFFKTAVETIVLEISNVLQNLERTNLNTILLVGGFSESPLVQKIIRQNFPDMHIISPEDPVLAVLKGAVLFGHKPDFITSRFTRYNYGRRIRPLFDESKHDPKKRVTGEDGDRCRDVFEIFMEINKKSAIR, from the exons ATGACTACAGACGAAGCTGGTTGTAACATTTTAATGGTGGTAGCAATTGATATTGGAACCACATATTCCGGATATGCATActcttttaaaaaagaatatgAGGTAGATAAACTAAATATCCACTCAAATCAGGTTTGGAACTCGGGTTCGAAATCTCTGTTGTCATTAAAAACTCAAACATGTATTCTTATCAATAAGGATACTAAGGAATTTGATTCATTTGGTTTTGATGCAGAGAATGCATATGAAGATTCAATCTTAGGAAACGAAGCGGATAAGTATTACTTCTTTGACAGATTCAAAATGGTGCTTCACAACAGCGAG ATAATATCCAAAGACATGGAAATAACTGACGGCAAAGGTAATACTTTTCCAGCTATTGAAGTGTTTGCACTAGCTATTCAGGCGTTAATGCAAAGTTTGATGGAACAGATTTTGAAGCGGGACGTACCGATAAAGTCGAATGAAATCAAATGGGTATTGACAGTACCAGCAATATGGAACGACAATGCAAAAGAGTTTATGAGAATAAGTGCGATTAAG GCTGGTATCAGAGAAGACCGACTTGTCATTGCATTGGAACCAGAGGTTGCATCTATATATTGTCAGACCCTACCACCTGATAAAATAACAGGGGCACCTGACGGATTTTCTGTAGCTGATGGAACCAATTACTTATTGGTTGATTTAGGAG GTGGAACAGTTGATATAACCGCGCATCACAAAATCAATATGGACTATCTGGAAGAACTTTCTCGAGCATCAGGAGCAGCTTGTGGGGGTACTATGGTAGACAAAGAATTCCTGAAATTTTTGGAATGTATTGTTGGGAAGAAAGTAATGAAACATTTACGAGAGGAACACACTGTGGATTACATGGACTTAATGAGAGATTTTGAAACAATTAAACGAAAAATGAATAGCGCATCAGATCATGGTAAAAAGATAAACATTATTATACCATTGTCCCACTTAAATTCACTTTGTCAGCGATTTTTGGAAAAAGACTTTGAAACTGCGATTGATGATTTTTTGGAGGAGGAAGAAAGGAAAAAGAATGAGGGAACCGCAAGACAAGAATCTGAATTAAGTAACAATGCAAATGGAGGGAAGATACCAAAGAGGCAGATATTATTGGTAGGACACAAGATGAGAGTTGATCCAGTCATCatgaaatcattttttaaaacggCTGTCGAGACTATTGTCTTGGAAATATCTAATGTATTACAAAATTTGGAAAGAACTAATCTGAATACAATTTTACTAGTTGGTGGATTTTCAGAATCCCCATTAGTTCAAAAGATCATTCGGCAGAATTTTCCCGACATGCACATCATTTCACCAGAAGATCCTGTCTTAGCAGTTCTGAAGGGAGCAGTTTTATTTGGTCATAAACCAGATTTCATAACATCGCGTTTTACAAGATATAACTATGGTAGGCGTATCAGGCCGCTATTTGACGAGTCGAAGCACGATCCAAAGAAACGAGTTACAGGAGAAGATGGCGATCGATGTAGGgatgtatttgaaatttttatggaaataaataaaaaaagtgccATTAGATGA